A single genomic interval of Synechococcus sp. UW179A harbors:
- the rpsL gene encoding 30S ribosomal protein S12, producing MPTIQQLIRTERQSSKAKTKSPALKACPERRGVCTRVYTSTPKKPNSALRKVARVRLTSGFEVTAYIGGIGHNLQEHSVVLIRGGRVKDLPGVRYHIIRGTLDTAGVKDRRQSRSKYGAKSPKE from the coding sequence ATGCCAACCATTCAGCAACTGATCCGGACCGAGCGCCAGAGCTCAAAGGCGAAAACCAAATCGCCAGCTCTGAAAGCCTGCCCCGAACGCCGTGGTGTTTGCACCCGTGTGTACACGTCCACCCCCAAGAAGCCCAATTCGGCTTTGCGCAAAGTGGCCCGTGTGCGCCTCACCTCGGGTTTTGAGGTCACCGCCTACATCGGCGGTATCGGCCACAACCTGCAGGAGCACTCGGTTGTGCTGATCCGCGGTGGTCGAGTCAAAGATCTCCCCGGAGTTCGATATCACATCATTCGCGGAACTCTTGACACCGCAGGGGTCAAGGACCGCCGTCAGTCTCGTTCGAAGTACGGCGCCAAGTCACCGAAGGAATGA
- a CDS encoding AIR synthase: MGATLQITATAAAELGRQAAVAGTPGAMHLDLTAGHCERNVIRLQPGQLSGTPVARSEGVTLHVPDAQHALLEGLTLDYRSDISGGGFLILSSDAVRCCACGSAFSRL, from the coding sequence ATGGGCGCCACGCTGCAAATCACCGCCACTGCAGCCGCCGAACTGGGTCGACAGGCTGCTGTTGCAGGAACCCCCGGAGCGATGCATCTGGATCTCACGGCAGGGCACTGTGAGCGAAATGTCATCCGTCTTCAGCCAGGCCAGCTCAGCGGAACACCGGTTGCCAGATCAGAGGGCGTCACCCTGCATGTTCCCGATGCCCAGCACGCGTTGCTGGAAGGGCTGACACTGGATTATCGCAGCGACATCAGTGGCGGTGGATTTCTGATCCTGAGCAGCGATGCAGTGCGTTGCTGTGCCTGCGGCAGCGCTTTCAGCCGCCTTTGA
- the rpsG gene encoding 30S ribosomal protein S7 has protein sequence MSRRNAAVKRPVLPDPQFNNRLATMLVARLMKHGKKSTAQRILSDAFSLIGDRTGGDPIELFETAVKNATPLVEVRARRVGGATYQVPMEVRQERGTAMALRWLVSFSRARNGRSMAQKLAGELMDAANEAGSAVRKREETHKMAEANKAFAHYRY, from the coding sequence ATGTCACGCCGTAACGCCGCCGTCAAGCGCCCGGTCCTCCCTGATCCCCAGTTCAACAACCGACTTGCCACGATGCTCGTGGCCCGGCTGATGAAGCATGGAAAGAAGTCCACGGCACAGCGAATCCTGTCCGATGCCTTCAGTCTGATCGGCGACCGCACCGGTGGCGATCCCATCGAGCTCTTTGAAACGGCCGTGAAGAACGCGACTCCTCTCGTTGAAGTCCGTGCCCGACGCGTCGGCGGTGCCACCTATCAGGTGCCCATGGAAGTGCGCCAGGAGCGCGGCACTGCCATGGCTTTGCGTTGGCTTGTCAGTTTTTCTCGCGCTCGCAATGGTCGCAGCATGGCCCAGAAGCTTGCTGGTGAACTGATGGATGCTGCCAATGAAGCAGGCAGTGCCGTTCGCAAACGCGAAGAAACCCACAAGATGGCCGAAGCCAATAAGGCATTCGCCCACTACCGCTACTGA